A DNA window from uncultured Methanoregula sp. contains the following coding sequences:
- a CDS encoding PKD domain-containing protein, whose amino-acid sequence MSLSSLPAWSRALLVLGLLLLLVIPVSAGTVGSPWPKIGHDSRNTGQSPYTGPQAALLKWSYTTGGQIQYSSPVLGPDGTIYIGNYEDRKVYAINLDGTLKWTYLTGGAIQSSPAVGADGTIYIGNAGDNKLYALDPDGTLKWAYTTGGGIVASPALGPDGTILFGNTGEDKKLYALNPDGTLNWSFSTGGLIYNTPAIGPGGTILFGNYGDHYVYALNPDGTLRWRYYSGGPALYLYGSPVIGSDGTIYLGIVNTGNQNQLLALNPDGTRKWSYTTGTGRIYDSAAVGTDGTIVFGCDDGNVYALNPDGTLRWTYLSEGSFKNPAPAIGADGTIYIGNAGDSRIYALSPDGKLRWTYEIGGLKSWGSPAIGPDGTLYIGSTDCKVYAFLGVLDFTADQTGGKSPLMIRFSPASALAPSSWSWDFGDGSGSQDKNPSHAYALPGNYTVTLTATGPAGTNVLRKTGYILVTPPDGAAAAQKAGLVPLLVNLSEKIGLLATTAPLPPAPVADFTADIRYGLAPLTVQFTDTSTGSPRSWSWDFGDGNTSVRQNPRYTYSRPGNYTATLTVKNRGGSSTKTLADPVIVRPIAILPGPDFSQNASSGPVPLAVQFGDRSTGPGITAWAWDFDNDGITDSTDKNPVCVYNLGGNYTVNLTVTNDFGKRTISRKDLITAEGRGPVAAFTANMTAGIPPLAVQFGDRSTGPGITAWSWDFDNDGIIDSTDKNPVCVYNRSGNFSVSLAVTNISGTKTISRKDLIKIVSPAPVASFTANITTGTPPLAVRFSDISTGNITAWSWDFNNDGIPDSAEKNPVCVYTRPGNYTVSLTGTNAYGTNTSSRDGAVTVTNGVAINFTANQTVGTAPLAVRFSDTSTGTNITGWTWDFDTNEIPDSTDRNPVCVYTRPGTYTISLTVTNGYGPQTKTRKEYIRVRDPAPVAAFSANQTAGTAPLAVRFSDTSTGTNITGWSWDFNNDGVTDSTEQNPVCVYNQVGNATVRLVVTNIYGSNSTIRKDLVTVSTGKPKARFALNRTSGFAPLPIQFKDVSEGTNITGWSWDFNNDGIIDSTEKNPSCVYNLPGTYGVTFTATNAYGSDTVVRKGFVTVT is encoded by the coding sequence ATGTCTTTGTCCTCGCTACCCGCCTGGTCCCGCGCCCTGCTCGTGCTGGGGCTGCTTCTGCTCTTGGTAATCCCGGTATCGGCAGGTACTGTCGGCTCCCCATGGCCGAAGATCGGCCATGACAGCAGGAACACCGGCCAGTCCCCGTATACCGGTCCACAGGCAGCTCTTCTGAAATGGAGCTATACCACCGGCGGCCAGATCCAGTATTCCAGCCCGGTTCTCGGGCCGGACGGCACAATCTATATCGGCAATTACGAAGACCGGAAGGTCTATGCCATCAATTTGGACGGTACCCTGAAGTGGACGTACCTGACCGGGGGTGCGATCCAGAGTTCTCCTGCGGTCGGTGCCGACGGGACCATCTATATCGGGAATGCAGGTGACAACAAACTCTATGCCCTGGATCCGGACGGGACCCTGAAATGGGCCTACACTACCGGCGGAGGGATCGTTGCATCGCCCGCACTTGGCCCCGATGGCACGATACTCTTCGGGAATACGGGCGAGGACAAAAAACTCTATGCCCTGAACCCGGACGGGACACTCAACTGGTCATTTTCCACCGGCGGCCTGATCTATAATACTCCGGCAATCGGGCCGGGTGGCACGATACTTTTCGGGAATTACGGGGATCATTATGTCTATGCCCTGAACCCTGACGGCACCCTCCGGTGGCGATACTACTCGGGAGGTCCTGCACTTTACCTGTATGGATCGCCGGTCATTGGATCCGACGGCACCATATACCTCGGCATAGTGAACACGGGTAACCAGAACCAGCTCCTTGCCCTGAACCCGGATGGGACCCGGAAGTGGAGTTATACTACGGGAACCGGGCGCATCTATGATTCAGCCGCGGTTGGTACCGATGGCACCATCGTTTTCGGATGTGACGATGGCAACGTCTATGCCCTGAACCCCGACGGCACGCTCAGGTGGACGTACCTGTCAGAAGGATCGTTCAAAAACCCGGCGCCCGCGATCGGCGCGGACGGGACCATCTATATCGGGAATGCCGGTGACAGCAGGATCTATGCGCTGAGCCCTGACGGCAAGCTCAGATGGACGTACGAGATCGGTGGGTTGAAATCCTGGGGCTCCCCGGCGATTGGCCCGGACGGGACCCTCTATATCGGCAGTACCGACTGCAAAGTCTATGCATTTTTGGGCGTTTTGGATTTCACCGCGGATCAGACCGGCGGTAAGAGCCCGCTCATGATCAGGTTCAGTCCGGCTTCGGCTCTTGCTCCTTCATCGTGGTCCTGGGACTTCGGGGACGGATCAGGATCTCAAGACAAAAACCCGTCGCACGCGTATGCCCTGCCGGGGAATTATACGGTCACCCTGACGGCAACCGGCCCCGCGGGAACAAATGTTCTCCGGAAGACCGGGTATATCCTGGTCACACCCCCGGATGGAGCCGCAGCGGCCCAGAAAGCCGGTCTTGTTCCCCTGCTGGTGAACCTCTCGGAGAAGATCGGTCTCCTTGCAACGACCGCACCATTGCCCCCGGCCCCGGTGGCAGACTTTACCGCAGACATACGGTACGGGCTTGCCCCGCTGACCGTCCAGTTCACCGATACCTCGACCGGTTCGCCCCGCTCCTGGTCCTGGGACTTTGGCGACGGCAACACTTCGGTACGGCAGAACCCGAGATATACCTACAGCCGGCCGGGGAACTATACCGCCACCCTGACGGTAAAGAACCGGGGCGGCAGTTCTACAAAAACCCTTGCTGACCCGGTCATCGTCCGCCCGATCGCGATCCTGCCAGGCCCGGACTTCTCGCAGAATGCAAGTTCCGGTCCCGTCCCCCTCGCGGTCCAGTTCGGCGACCGGTCAACCGGCCCCGGAATAACTGCCTGGGCCTGGGATTTCGACAATGACGGGATAACAGACAGCACGGACAAGAACCCGGTCTGCGTGTACAATCTCGGCGGCAACTACACGGTGAATCTCACGGTTACGAACGATTTCGGGAAGAGAACCATCTCCAGAAAAGATCTCATCACGGCCGAAGGACGGGGACCCGTTGCTGCATTTACCGCCAATATGACCGCGGGGATCCCGCCGCTCGCGGTCCAGTTCGGCGACCGGTCAACCGGCCCCGGGATAACTGCCTGGTCCTGGGATTTCGACAATGACGGGATAATAGACAGCACGGACAAGAACCCGGTCTGCGTGTACAACCGGTCGGGCAATTTTTCGGTCAGCCTTGCGGTCACCAACATTTCCGGGACAAAAACGATCTCCAGAAAAGACCTCATAAAGATTGTCAGCCCGGCCCCCGTTGCATCGTTTACGGCAAACATCACAACGGGAACCCCGCCCCTTGCCGTCCGGTTTTCCGATATCTCGACCGGCAACATAACGGCCTGGTCCTGGGACTTCAACAACGATGGCATCCCCGACAGCGCGGAGAAAAACCCGGTCTGTGTCTACACCCGGCCGGGCAACTACACGGTCAGTCTTACCGGCACGAATGCCTACGGGACCAATACGAGCTCCCGGGATGGCGCCGTAACCGTGACAAATGGCGTTGCCATAAACTTTACCGCAAACCAGACCGTCGGCACCGCTCCCCTTGCCGTCCGGTTTTCCGATACCTCGACCGGAACGAACATTACCGGGTGGACATGGGACTTTGATACCAATGAGATCCCGGACAGCACGGACCGGAACCCCGTATGTGTCTACACCCGGCCCGGCACCTACACCATCAGCCTCACCGTCACCAATGGATACGGGCCGCAAACGAAGACCAGGAAAGAGTATATCCGCGTCAGGGACCCGGCCCCGGTTGCTGCGTTCTCCGCAAACCAGACCGCCGGCACTGCTCCCCTTGCCGTCCGGTTTTCCGATACCTCTACCGGAACAAACATCACCGGCTGGTCCTGGGACTTCAACAATGACGGGGTGACCGACAGCACCGAACAGAACCCGGTCTGCGTCTACAACCAGGTAGGGAATGCGACCGTCCGGCTTGTTGTCACCAATATATACGGATCCAACTCCACCATCCGGAAAGATCTCGTCACCGTATCCACGGGTAAACCCAAAGCCCGGTTCGCCCTGAACCGGACCTCAGGGTTCGCACCTCTCCCCATCCAGTTCAAGGATGTCTCCGAGGGCACAAACATCACCGGCTGGTCCTGGGACTTCAACAATGACGGCATTATCGACAGCACTGAAAAGAATCCTTCCTGTGTCTACAACCTGCCGGGCACTTATGGGGTAACCTTCACTGCCACGAACGCATACGGGTCGGACACCGTGGTCCGGAAAGGTTTTGTAACGGTGACCTGA
- a CDS encoding MoxR family ATPase, translating to MSAEIQQLTNEAKIHAGTLDLIRQEMKKVIVGQNEVIDRLLLALCADGHVLIEGVPGIAKTLTAHSLARCIDCSFVRLQFTPDLLPADIIGTKIYNPKDATFSTVKGPVFAQFVLADEINRAPPKVQSALLEAMQEKQVTIQGGTHALPRPFFVIATENPIESEGTYPLPEAQVDRFMFKLIMTYPDKADEVTILDRFTEGTTIVQKKAISAEDLLRIQAFTRRIYADLSIKRYASEITDATRNPGAYGIDDARYIAVGASPRASIYLILGSKAHALVAGRGYVIPEDIKAVAHDVLRHRILLTYEGEAEGIRPEAIIDRILGAVKVP from the coding sequence ATGAGTGCGGAGATTCAACAACTGACCAATGAAGCAAAGATCCATGCCGGAACGCTCGATCTGATCCGGCAGGAGATGAAAAAAGTGATCGTAGGGCAGAACGAGGTCATCGACCGGTTACTCCTTGCCCTTTGTGCGGACGGACACGTCCTCATCGAGGGGGTTCCCGGGATAGCCAAGACCTTAACCGCCCACAGCCTGGCACGCTGTATTGACTGCAGTTTTGTCAGGCTCCAGTTCACCCCGGATCTTCTTCCTGCCGACATCATAGGAACAAAGATCTACAACCCGAAGGATGCCACGTTCTCGACCGTGAAAGGCCCGGTCTTTGCCCAGTTCGTCCTTGCCGACGAGATCAACCGTGCACCCCCCAAGGTCCAGTCAGCACTTCTTGAAGCCATGCAGGAGAAGCAGGTGACCATCCAGGGCGGGACGCACGCCCTTCCCCGCCCGTTCTTCGTGATTGCAACGGAGAACCCGATCGAATCCGAGGGAACCTACCCGCTGCCCGAGGCACAGGTTGACCGTTTCATGTTCAAGCTCATCATGACCTACCCGGACAAGGCCGACGAAGTGACCATCCTGGATCGTTTCACCGAAGGAACCACCATCGTTCAGAAGAAAGCGATCTCTGCAGAGGATCTCCTCAGAATCCAGGCCTTCACCCGCCGGATATATGCGGATCTCTCCATCAAGCGGTATGCCAGCGAGATCACGGATGCCACCCGGAACCCCGGCGCTTACGGGATCGACGATGCCCGGTACATCGCTGTCGGGGCATCCCCGCGGGCATCGATCTATCTCATCCTTGGCAGCAAAGCCCATGCCTTAGTTGCCGGCCGGGGCTATGTCATTCCCGAGGATATCAAGGCAGTAGCGCACGATGTGCTGCGGCACCGGATCCTTCTGACCTACGAAGGGGAGGCAGAGGGAATCCGCCCCGAAGCGATCATCGATCGCATCCTTGGAGCAGTGAAGGTTCCATGA
- a CDS encoding DUF58 domain-containing protein has product MEDRHDLIRQFTRIELNTLRPAGGFRPGLHHSPFRAEGLEFSEIREYVCGDDIRSIDWNVTARYNHPFIKEYTGERDQTFYLVADISGSGTFGSEKTKQRTIAELVATLGFSAIAACDRVGLCLFSDRVEKFIPAKSGKKHLVRILNTVIDHKPVSKKTDLNAATHFLAKTLPRRSSIIILSDFLSPSFGHSLAVLHRHHEVIAIRVMDLRERELPDIGYIEFEDPETGEQMLADTSDTGFRARYRELVADAERDLCRDLAKKRIPHLVLTTGEPYGNPLKRFFLGLPGRRRYHAGIL; this is encoded by the coding sequence ATGGAAGACCGGCACGACCTGATCCGGCAATTCACGCGGATCGAACTGAACACCCTCCGTCCTGCCGGGGGATTCCGGCCCGGGCTTCACCATTCACCCTTCAGGGCAGAGGGTCTTGAATTCTCGGAGATCCGGGAGTACGTGTGCGGCGACGATATTCGTTCCATCGACTGGAATGTGACTGCCAGGTACAACCATCCATTCATAAAGGAATACACCGGGGAACGCGACCAGACCTTCTACCTGGTGGCAGATATCTCCGGCTCGGGAACGTTCGGGTCAGAAAAGACAAAACAGAGAACGATCGCGGAACTCGTCGCAACCCTGGGATTTTCCGCAATAGCAGCCTGCGACCGGGTAGGTCTCTGCCTCTTCTCGGACCGGGTGGAAAAATTCATACCGGCGAAATCCGGGAAGAAACATCTTGTCCGGATCCTGAATACCGTTATCGACCACAAGCCGGTCTCAAAAAAAACCGATCTCAACGCTGCCACCCACTTCCTTGCAAAAACACTCCCCCGCCGGAGTTCGATCATTATCCTGTCGGATTTCCTCTCCCCTTCCTTTGGGCATTCCCTCGCAGTGTTGCACCGGCACCATGAAGTGATCGCGATCCGTGTCATGGACCTGCGGGAGCGGGAACTGCCGGATATCGGTTACATCGAGTTCGAAGACCCTGAAACGGGGGAACAGATGCTGGCCGATACCTCCGATACGGGATTCCGTGCCCGGTACCGGGAACTGGTAGCGGATGCAGAAAGGGATCTCTGCCGCGATCTGGCAAAAAAGCGCATCCCCCACCTTGTGCTCACGACAGGCGAACCCTATGGCAATCCCCTGAAAAGGTTCTTTCTGGGCTTGCCCGGACGGAGGCGATATCATGCCGGGATTTTATAA
- a CDS encoding VWA domain-containing protein, translated as MPGFYNPLWLTGLILIPVLAVMYAWITKRKKNEAIAFSHLAFVKSALGDAKRSRRVHLLFILTLAALALLIVGLADPHIPLEQTKDGVNVILAIDDSGSMQADDYKPSRIEAAKSAGEILIKSLDQKDYAGVVIFESGATTAAYLSPDKDRVREKLLSIRAREGQTAIGDGLTLAIDMAGSVPGRKSVVVLLSDGVNNAGVISPDEAVGFAKEAKIQVFTVGMGSDQPVITGRDWMGNPQYARLDEATLQSVAAKTGGKYFKSVDAGTLKEIYANLNQEITREKEETSIKDLFIAGALALLVLELWLRYGMKRIIQ; from the coding sequence ATGCCGGGATTTTATAATCCCCTCTGGCTTACCGGACTCATTCTCATTCCCGTACTTGCCGTCATGTATGCCTGGATCACAAAAAGGAAGAAGAACGAAGCCATTGCGTTTTCCCATCTTGCATTCGTGAAATCGGCCCTGGGCGACGCGAAGAGATCCCGCCGGGTCCATCTCCTCTTTATCCTGACCCTCGCAGCCCTTGCCCTGCTCATCGTCGGGCTCGCGGACCCCCATATCCCGCTGGAGCAGACCAAGGATGGCGTGAATGTGATCCTTGCCATCGATGACTCCGGCAGTATGCAGGCTGACGATTACAAACCCTCCCGCATCGAAGCAGCCAAGAGTGCCGGGGAGATCCTCATAAAAAGCCTTGATCAGAAGGATTACGCCGGCGTTGTTATATTCGAATCGGGTGCAACTACCGCGGCGTACCTGAGTCCGGATAAGGACCGGGTCCGCGAGAAGCTTTTATCCATCAGGGCAAGGGAAGGACAGACTGCTATCGGCGACGGCCTCACCCTTGCCATCGATATGGCGGGATCGGTTCCGGGCCGGAAGAGCGTTGTCGTCCTCCTATCAGACGGGGTGAACAATGCCGGTGTTATCTCCCCCGATGAGGCGGTCGGTTTTGCAAAAGAGGCAAAGATCCAGGTATTTACCGTAGGCATGGGCTCGGATCAACCGGTTATTACCGGCAGAGACTGGATGGGCAACCCCCAGTACGCCCGGCTTGACGAGGCAACGCTCCAGTCGGTTGCTGCAAAGACCGGTGGGAAATATTTCAAATCCGTTGATGCGGGGACCTTAAAGGAGATCTACGCAAACTTAAACCAGGAGATAACCCGGGAGAAGGAAGAGACGAGTATTAAGGACCTGTTCATAGCAGGAGCTCTCGCTCTCCTGGTACTGGAACTCTGGTTGCGCTATGGAATGAAGCGGATCATCCAGTAG
- a CDS encoding metal-dependent hydrolase has translation MITRHHIVLTGISTLILCSALVPTAPALILLICTGACTGAILPDIQMKKPHSFQLRTCAWMITRFSRHLCTPLLCRMYRNLTGQDLDPGDKRLTHSIPGIVFLWAVLAVLLLVPASLLMDRAAMYIPAAFLGGVMFGLILHLAEDLCTRKGITPVFPFSTTKIFGSIRPCDSTDRRIAQFHYYDCSVAAIILAFQYLGTGSMIPAESICLFGLGSCVGMMIMSSDVQVISEDPKDGMPIAPPQVLLDPIFFPGKPRYPATGLMMGVYYFDTI, from the coding sequence ATGATCACCCGGCACCATATTGTACTGACAGGAATTAGTACTCTTATCCTCTGCAGTGCGCTGGTGCCCACCGCTCCGGCACTCATCCTCCTGATCTGTACGGGTGCCTGTACCGGTGCCATCCTGCCGGACATCCAGATGAAAAAACCGCATAGCTTCCAGCTGAGGACATGTGCGTGGATGATCACGCGATTCAGCAGACACCTCTGTACGCCCCTGCTCTGCCGGATGTACAGGAACCTGACAGGGCAGGATTTGGACCCTGGCGACAAACGGCTGACGCATTCCATCCCCGGGATTGTATTTCTTTGGGCAGTCCTTGCTGTGCTCCTGCTCGTTCCTGCTTCCCTCCTGATGGACCGGGCGGCCATGTATATCCCTGCCGCATTTCTCGGGGGGGTGATGTTCGGCCTGATCCTTCACCTGGCCGAAGATCTGTGTACCCGTAAGGGAATTACTCCTGTCTTCCCGTTCAGCACCACGAAGATCTTCGGTTCGATCCGTCCCTGCGACAGCACCGACCGGAGGATCGCGCAGTTCCATTACTATGACTGCTCGGTGGCGGCAATCATCCTCGCATTCCAGTACCTGGGAACCGGGTCCATGATCCCGGCAGAGTCCATATGCCTCTTTGGTCTTGGATCCTGCGTTGGGATGATGATCATGTCATCAGATGTGCAGGTTATTTCAGAAGATCCGAAGGACGGGATGCCAATAGCCCCGCCGCAGGTCCTGCTGGATCCGATATTCTTTCCAGGAAAGCCCCGGTATCCCGCAACGGGACTCATGATGGGCGTCTATTATTTCGATACGATCTGA
- the modA gene encoding molybdate ABC transporter substrate-binding protein, translating to MSLLKPKQIVLISIVTMLLIATAVFAGCTGTNPQAPATTVATPVAATPVATPEPVATTAAPVSTPTAVVTTSTPAPVYTYSEGNVIAYTAASLKGVSPKLAKDFETMFPGHHVTFNLDGTQALKTQVQNGAYCDVFISASNAYTTELTKGGYFLDGTVKPLTSNYVIVILPSKNPANIQSLADLSKSGVKIARADTSVPVGTATNAALANLAKGQYGNDWNTSVWKNTVTFETSEPAVATKVALGEVDAGFVYESTYTAAPAGTYTALTIPKTYNYLQTYTIGVMKQSTSKGAAADFETFMLSTVGQQDLKDYGFRPV from the coding sequence ATGTCTCTCTTGAAACCAAAGCAGATCGTTCTCATCAGTATCGTAACCATGCTGCTCATCGCAACAGCAGTCTTTGCCGGCTGCACCGGCACTAACCCGCAGGCCCCGGCAACAACCGTAGCAACCCCCGTTGCAGCAACACCGGTTGCCACGCCCGAGCCGGTAGCAACAACCGCTGCCCCGGTCTCCACGCCAACCGCTGTTGTAACAACCAGCACGCCGGCACCGGTATACACGTACTCTGAAGGAAACGTCATTGCCTACACGGCAGCGTCCCTCAAAGGTGTATCGCCCAAACTCGCAAAGGACTTCGAGACCATGTTCCCGGGACACCATGTCACGTTCAACCTTGACGGGACCCAGGCCTTAAAGACCCAGGTGCAGAACGGCGCCTACTGCGATGTCTTCATCTCAGCAAGCAATGCGTACACGACCGAACTCACCAAGGGCGGATACTTCCTCGATGGCACCGTCAAGCCCCTGACCTCGAATTACGTGATCGTCATCCTGCCTTCCAAGAACCCGGCGAACATCCAGTCCCTTGCCGACCTCTCGAAATCAGGAGTAAAGATCGCCCGGGCCGACACGAGCGTTCCTGTAGGCACTGCAACCAATGCCGCGCTTGCCAACCTTGCGAAGGGCCAGTATGGCAATGACTGGAACACTTCCGTCTGGAAGAACACGGTGACTTTCGAGACTTCGGAGCCAGCGGTTGCAACCAAGGTTGCGCTCGGCGAAGTGGATGCCGGATTTGTCTACGAATCCACGTACACGGCAGCCCCCGCAGGCACGTACACCGCACTTACCATCCCGAAGACCTACAACTACCTCCAGACCTACACCATCGGCGTCATGAAGCAGTCCACCAGCAAGGGTGCGGCAGCGGACTTCGAGACCTTCATGCTCTCGACTGTAGGCCAGCAGGATCTCAAGGACTATGGCTTCAGGCCGGTATAA
- a CDS encoding ABC transporter permease, translating to MSSSSVQKFQRSLLLLGSAVLVLAVTLYLALPVLALFFRTTPELFLSSLSNPEVISALWLSLFTSVVSLAIVILVGTPFAFVHSRSKYPGKVIVDTLIDLPLVLPPAVAGLALLVLYGRVGILGQYLNLMGITIAFTTVAVIMAQVFVASPFYLRQAKSLFEQLDPAYEQTALTLGASPVRIFLQITLPLTAGGLVSGAVMTFGRALGEFGATIMFAGNLPGVTQTMPLAVYVGMEGNFMVGLTVAIILVIISFAIMIAVRLLAGKEIPHA from the coding sequence ATGAGTTCTTCATCAGTTCAGAAATTCCAGAGATCCTTACTCCTGCTAGGTTCAGCGGTTCTCGTTCTTGCTGTCACCCTGTACCTCGCCCTGCCGGTCCTTGCCCTGTTCTTCCGGACAACGCCGGAGCTCTTCCTCTCGTCCCTCTCCAACCCCGAAGTGATCAGCGCCCTCTGGCTCAGTCTCTTCACCTCGGTTGTCTCGCTTGCCATCGTCATTCTTGTCGGCACGCCGTTCGCATTCGTGCACTCCCGGAGCAAATATCCCGGCAAGGTCATCGTGGACACCTTGATCGATCTTCCGCTCGTGCTCCCGCCCGCGGTTGCCGGTCTCGCGCTGCTCGTTCTCTACGGGCGGGTCGGGATCCTCGGCCAGTATCTCAACCTGATGGGCATCACCATCGCCTTTACCACGGTTGCGGTCATCATGGCCCAGGTCTTTGTGGCATCCCCGTTCTACCTGCGCCAGGCCAAATCCCTCTTCGAGCAGCTCGATCCGGCGTACGAACAGACGGCCCTGACCCTCGGGGCGTCTCCTGTAAGAATTTTTTTGCAGATCACCCTGCCGCTCACGGCCGGCGGGCTTGTCTCCGGTGCCGTCATGACCTTTGGCCGGGCGCTTGGCGAATTCGGGGCAACGATCATGTTTGCCGGCAACCTCCCAGGAGTAACCCAGACCATGCCCCTTGCGGTCTACGTGGGCATGGAGGGGAATTTCATGGTCGGGCTCACGGTCGCGATCATCCTGGTCATCATCTCCTTTGCCATCATGATCGCAGTCCGGCTTCTTGCCGGAAAGGAGATTCCCCATGCTTGA
- a CDS encoding ATP-binding cassette domain-containing protein — MLEARIIKELRDFTLDVSLRVDKGRILVLMGENGAGKSTILNIIAGLLAPDSGSIRFNGNAVVDATTGLCVPTEERRIGYVFQKSAVFPHMTVRDNIAFGLRARHCDERIVKERVATWLDSLDIVKLADVKAGNLSGGQKQRVALARALATEPVLLMLDEPFEGLDPESTLSVKEAVRQYTTDLQIPCIMVTHIVADARDIGDHGSLLCRGSITWNGRASDFPGCGCRP, encoded by the coding sequence ATGCTTGAGGCCCGCATCATAAAAGAGCTCCGGGATTTTACGCTCGATGTCTCTCTTCGCGTGGACAAGGGCAGGATACTTGTCCTGATGGGGGAGAACGGGGCAGGAAAATCCACGATCCTCAATATCATAGCAGGGCTCCTTGCTCCGGATTCCGGCTCGATCAGATTCAATGGCAATGCCGTTGTCGATGCGACAACCGGCCTTTGTGTTCCGACAGAAGAGCGCCGGATCGGGTATGTCTTCCAGAAATCCGCAGTCTTCCCGCACATGACGGTCCGGGATAATATCGCGTTCGGTCTCCGGGCCCGGCACTGCGACGAGCGTATTGTCAAAGAGCGGGTGGCAACATGGCTCGACTCCCTGGATATCGTGAAGCTTGCTGATGTCAAAGCGGGCAACCTCTCCGGCGGGCAGAAGCAGCGCGTTGCCCTTGCCCGGGCGCTTGCCACCGAACCGGTCCTCCTCATGCTGGATGAGCCTTTCGAAGGGCTGGATCCCGAGAGTACCCTCTCCGTGAAGGAGGCGGTCCGGCAGTACACAACCGATCTTCAGATTCCCTGCATCATGGTGACCCACATTGTTGCAGATGCCCGCGATATCGGCGATCACGGAAGCCTCCTCTGCCGGGGAAGCATCACGTGGAATGGCCGGGCATCCGATTTTCCCGGGTGCGGATGCCGGCCCTGA
- a CDS encoding tetratricopeptide repeat protein — protein sequence MRLKWIAFLVIAALLVVFVILPTFAPTVTVKSVMRDGKTAAGDALVLMNQSELAVTVYDNALAENASDSVLLKKKGEALTKCGRVQDAEKVYRQVLTQDARDTTAMVRMGDTLCRQGDLTGALSYYDAALAVKPNDAVTLLRKGDTLMAMTAQDQQKLKSIAQGFSKQPGSPGYQPVSAESLQSMDSYKKAVESYQKAMEIDPKLSVVVSARLLQATQNQVSSYQGLMGDVQSGG from the coding sequence ATGAGATTAAAATGGATTGCATTTCTGGTTATAGCAGCGCTATTAGTCGTATTCGTCATCCTTCCGACATTTGCGCCAACGGTTACCGTAAAGAGCGTGATGCGGGATGGCAAAACGGCGGCGGGAGATGCGCTTGTGCTGATGAACCAGTCGGAGCTGGCCGTCACGGTGTACGATAATGCGCTTGCCGAGAATGCGAGCGATTCCGTTCTTCTGAAGAAGAAAGGCGAAGCCCTGACCAAATGCGGGCGGGTTCAGGATGCCGAGAAAGTGTACCGGCAGGTGCTCACCCAGGATGCCCGCGACACAACCGCAATGGTCCGGATGGGGGACACGCTCTGCCGGCAGGGGGATCTCACGGGTGCACTCTCCTATTACGATGCAGCTCTCGCGGTCAAGCCGAACGATGCCGTGACATTGCTCCGGAAGGGGGATACGCTCATGGCAATGACAGCGCAGGATCAACAGAAACTGAAGAGCATTGCACAAGGCTTCTCCAAGCAGCCCGGCTCCCCGGGATACCAGCCGGTCTCGGCCGAATCGCTCCAGTCCATGGATTCCTACAAGAAAGCCGTGGAGAGTTACCAGAAGGCAATGGAGATAGATCCCAAGCTCTCCGTTGTTGTCTCGGCGCGGCTCCTGCAGGCAACCCAGAACCAGGTGAGCAGTTACCAGGGCCTCATGGGGGATGTCCAGTCGGGCGGATAA